In Thermus hydrothermalis, the DNA window CCGGGTGAGCCGCACCCTTAGGCCCTTTCCCTCCAAGAAGGCGGCCATGAGCCTTGCCTGGGTGGACTTGCCCGCCCCGTCCAGGCCTTCTAGCGTGAGGAAAACCCCGGCCATTTAGAGCCCCGTGGGGTGGTCCAGAAAGACCCAAGGGAGGCCGAAGCGCTCCTCCAGGTGGGCCGCCAAGGCCTTTACCCCGAAGACTTCCGTGTCGTAGTGGCCGGCGTAGATGACGTTGAGCCCCCGCTCAAAGGCCTCGTGGAAGGCGCTATGCTTGGGCTCCCCGGTGATGAAGAGCTCCGCCTCCACCTGGCCCACCAGGTTCGCCGCTCCCCCCGAAACGATGACCACCTCCTGCACCTGGCTCCGCCCTCCTTGGTGCACCAAGGGCTGCATCCCCGTAAGCTGCCCCAGCATGTCCGCCACCTGGACCAAGGGGGTGGGGAAGGGGAAGCGGCCCCTAACGCCCACGTCGTAGGGCGTCAGGTCCACCAGGCCTAAGGCCCTGGCCAGGACAAAGTTGTTCCCCACCTCGGGGTGGGCGTCCAGGGGAAGGTGGGCGGCGTAGAGGTTGATGCCGCCCCGGAAGAGGAGTTCCAGGCGCCTTTTGTGGTGGCCCCGGATGGGGAAGGGCTTGCCCCAGAAGAGGCCGTGGTGCACCAGGAGGAAGTCCACCCCTTCCTCCAGGGCTTTCTGGAAGGTGGCCTCGGCTGCGTCCACCGCTGCGCCTATCTTGCGCACCTCCTCCTTGCCCTCCACCTGGAGGCCGTTGAGGGAGGGGTCCTGGGGAAAGGCCGCCAGGTTCAGGTAGCCGTCTAGGTAGCGGACGAGCTCGTCCCGGTTCA includes these proteins:
- a CDS encoding Nif3-like dinuclear metal center hexameric protein, with the protein product MNRDELVRYLDGYLNLAAFPQDPSLNGLQVEGKEEVRKIGAAVDAAEATFQKALEEGVDFLLVHHGLFWGKPFPIRGHHKRRLELLFRGGINLYAAHLPLDAHPEVGNNFVLARALGLVDLTPYDVGVRGRFPFPTPLVQVADMLGQLTGMQPLVHQGGRSQVQEVVIVSGGAANLVGQVEAELFITGEPKHSAFHEAFERGLNVIYAGHYDTEVFGVKALAAHLEERFGLPWVFLDHPTGL